A genomic stretch from Bacillus sp. E(2018) includes:
- a CDS encoding ABC transporter substrate-binding protein — protein sequence MDNKLLILWRYFPSGHIRTEEIAEALQISQKQTTRYLKKWNDEGWLTFTPGRGRGNVSRLQWLKNIEEDFEDEVLILLDHEPVEISSKYLMYDWSTDTKIRLMNKFHTQFGFVQKAKDKLVVPKRFPFRTLHPLDAADAHSANMVSNVFNRLVSLTDQGEILPELAHSWDVSPTKLRLYLRKDVCFHDGSVLTAADVINCLEKLRFHEQNRSLWTPIEDIVSKAPLVVDILYPGGCSYILPLLSTMTSSIYKESKGRIYGTGGFLVEVDTDQKTTLVAFKEHFQERPLLDAVEFVKVPKDFPIVYHSSMEPDHHETFQVESDSGFGVLMMNAYRKESQIANLEVRQYIHQILSENRHRIPEYESRAIPNDNSCMMGNRLPYSIPRAVRPEFAEPLIIRIAEHTEEVSRWLLDTFAQYDIPVKVIKVSFEDAIFNKQLTDQTDMFIHGEIFELNQDLSFYFFLTNGFAPLPLLLGKNRKWQKRISQYVHTPFEEWTNLNVEVEKELIDEAIMIPLYYQKRYIPFSTELMNVNIKHFGYVDFSKLWLRPTMD from the coding sequence ATGGATAACAAACTTCTCATACTATGGAGATACTTTCCATCAGGTCACATACGAACAGAAGAGATTGCAGAAGCTCTTCAGATCAGCCAGAAACAAACTACGCGATACTTAAAAAAATGGAACGATGAAGGATGGTTAACTTTTACCCCAGGTCGTGGAAGAGGAAATGTCTCCCGTCTACAATGGCTGAAGAATATCGAAGAAGACTTTGAAGATGAAGTTCTTATCCTGTTGGATCATGAACCGGTTGAAATCAGCAGTAAATATTTGATGTATGATTGGTCGACGGATACGAAGATAAGATTGATGAACAAATTTCATACGCAATTTGGTTTTGTACAGAAAGCGAAAGACAAACTCGTTGTTCCAAAGCGCTTTCCGTTTAGAACTCTACACCCTTTAGATGCAGCAGATGCACATAGCGCAAATATGGTATCAAATGTATTTAACCGACTCGTATCTTTAACCGATCAAGGAGAAATCCTACCTGAACTTGCTCACAGCTGGGATGTTTCACCTACGAAACTACGACTTTATTTAAGAAAAGACGTCTGCTTTCACGACGGATCTGTTCTAACAGCAGCAGATGTAATCAACTGTTTAGAGAAACTGAGATTTCATGAGCAAAACAGAAGTTTATGGACACCGATAGAGGATATTGTTTCTAAAGCGCCACTCGTGGTGGATATTTTGTACCCTGGAGGCTGCAGCTATATTCTTCCATTGTTAAGCACAATGACTTCGAGTATATACAAAGAAAGCAAAGGAAGGATATATGGGACTGGAGGGTTCTTAGTCGAAGTGGACACCGACCAAAAAACAACGCTTGTTGCTTTTAAAGAGCATTTCCAAGAGCGGCCATTACTTGATGCGGTTGAGTTCGTAAAAGTTCCGAAAGACTTTCCAATCGTTTATCACTCCTCAATGGAACCAGATCATCATGAAACCTTTCAAGTAGAGAGTGATTCAGGCTTTGGTGTACTTATGATGAATGCGTATCGTAAAGAATCACAGATAGCTAATTTAGAAGTACGGCAATACATCCATCAAATTCTATCGGAGAATCGTCATAGAATACCAGAGTATGAGTCAAGAGCCATTCCTAATGACAACAGCTGTATGATGGGAAATCGCTTACCCTATTCAATACCGAGAGCTGTCCGGCCGGAATTTGCAGAACCTTTAATCATAAGGATAGCTGAGCATACAGAAGAAGTTTCAAGATGGCTTCTTGACACGTTTGCTCAATATGACATCCCAGTTAAAGTGATTAAAGTATCATTTGAAGACGCTATATTTAATAAACAGCTTACAGATCAAACTGACATGTTTATACATGGTGAAATTTTCGAGTTGAATCAAGATCTATCTTTTTATTTTTTCTTAACAAATGGGTTTGCTCCACTACCTTTATTACTAGGAAAAAATAGAAAATGGCAAAAACGCATCTCACAATATGTTCACACGCCATTTGAAGAATGGACGAATCTGAATGTTGAAGTCGAAAAGGAACTTATTGATGAAGCCATTATGATTCCACTGTATTATCAAAAAAGGTATATTCCTTTTTCTACTGAATTAATGAACGTGAACATTAAGCATTTCGGATATGTTGATTTTTCTAAACTTTGGTTACGCCCTACAATGGATTAG
- a CDS encoding flavoprotein, giving the protein MKESFEQFYKMYLDSWRNFSIQSIENVVSPEYSAREIRGKEVYDFGYEESIDGWNHAFKELGEKRAKWILKEAVTFSLKDDEVMAILWASLIVDDQPIETANLFFQTFKMEKDSWKLVRSYIETGLSIKKMLSLEFNLKERSDLL; this is encoded by the coding sequence ATGAAAGAATCTTTTGAGCAATTCTATAAAATGTATCTTGATAGTTGGAGAAATTTTTCAATTCAAAGTATTGAGAATGTTGTTTCGCCTGAATATTCAGCTCGGGAAATTAGAGGCAAAGAGGTTTATGATTTTGGATATGAAGAATCTATTGATGGATGGAATCATGCATTTAAGGAGTTAGGAGAAAAGAGAGCGAAGTGGATTCTAAAAGAAGCTGTAACCTTTTCGTTAAAAGACGATGAAGTGATGGCAATTCTTTGGGCATCGCTTATTGTTGATGATCAACCTATTGAAACGGCTAACTTGTTCTTTCAGACTTTTAAAATGGAAAAGGATAGCTGGAAATTGGTCAGAAGTTACATAGAGACAGGTTTATCCATTAAAAAAATGTTGAGTTTAGAATTCAACTTAAAAGAAAGGTCAGATTTGTTATGA
- a CDS encoding FUSC family protein has translation MQRIYNKHLWLAKLIAADPGYVRLQKAGRATASLILAVFTTLLIMQYAGHSGGITPAIVSGMLGLMGIMVVMDDTKQEMRVTTLWLGVSAMMGITVGSLVANNAYYIDVVLVFSVFSSFYFSRFGTRYFSLFMIFFMTVYFSSILKLSSDQLPWFYVGIWFGIAYAFILNFFLFQDTAKNLKRSIHSFHIQSNLTLNLLIEAMQDKESNAQRKKELEKNVAKLRDYALIVSGYINENDVKKIWPGLLPNQLRLYVFDTGMLIETLVDSVRGLKTADALHVEEIKQSLIAVTLAVRDAEVLAPHVKEQNILPAEKSVQQLRMLIMKLFEREEPPQGWIYLIRRIESIANHVIEGAVTIQQSLYAHSVDNKEDEIVNQLDDEDTKTEDNSLKPSTKKAYQALVAGILSIVVGLIISPAQPYWVLLTAFVVLLGTESIGRIYTKGYQRSLGTIIGAAIGFVLAKFLSGHTVLEVIFLFVVVFLAFYLMTVSYTLMSVFITMLIAFMYDLLLGGITFSLIGARVLDTIAGASIALAVSYLVFPKKTKVKVAESINEFLEELAPFVAEYVRGFREDVNVKNLSESAFKLDMKLQTIRDEAQSFLQRPGSPIYADMVSWMTRLAAINYYAKHLVASAYRKGFEYPEELLEGFIQIETKLKNNIDSLSALLTENEGEYVLLSLEEEREKFERLAPNRKQSQRDLIHHLYYVWRINQSLVELGSELGGVRDKK, from the coding sequence GTGCAACGAATATATAACAAGCACCTTTGGTTAGCGAAGTTGATAGCAGCTGATCCTGGGTATGTACGATTACAAAAAGCAGGAAGAGCGACTGCCAGTTTAATTCTTGCCGTATTCACTACCCTTCTTATTATGCAATACGCTGGTCACTCTGGAGGTATCACACCTGCTATTGTTTCCGGTATGCTGGGGTTGATGGGCATCATGGTCGTTATGGATGACACTAAGCAAGAGATGAGAGTAACCACATTATGGCTTGGAGTATCTGCTATGATGGGAATAACAGTTGGTTCTCTCGTCGCCAACAACGCTTATTACATAGATGTTGTTTTAGTGTTTAGTGTGTTTAGCAGTTTTTATTTCTCTAGATTTGGTACACGCTATTTTTCCTTGTTCATGATTTTTTTTATGACGGTTTATTTTTCCTCTATTTTAAAATTATCCAGTGACCAGTTGCCTTGGTTTTATGTTGGAATCTGGTTCGGTATAGCTTATGCTTTTATCCTAAATTTCTTCTTGTTTCAAGATACAGCGAAAAATTTAAAAAGAAGCATTCATTCGTTTCATATTCAAAGTAACTTGACGCTTAACCTCTTGATCGAAGCGATGCAAGATAAAGAATCCAATGCTCAGCGTAAGAAAGAATTAGAGAAGAACGTGGCCAAACTAAGAGACTATGCTCTTATTGTTTCTGGCTATATCAACGAGAATGATGTGAAGAAAATATGGCCAGGTCTCTTACCGAATCAACTTCGACTATACGTGTTTGATACAGGGATGTTGATTGAAACGTTAGTTGACTCGGTACGTGGATTAAAAACGGCAGATGCTTTACATGTCGAAGAGATCAAACAATCACTCATTGCTGTGACGCTTGCTGTTCGTGATGCTGAAGTACTTGCTCCACATGTGAAAGAACAAAATATTCTCCCTGCTGAAAAATCGGTTCAGCAGCTTCGCATGTTAATCATGAAACTCTTTGAACGAGAAGAGCCGCCACAAGGGTGGATCTATCTTATCCGCCGAATTGAATCGATCGCTAATCATGTGATAGAAGGTGCTGTAACGATACAGCAATCTCTCTATGCTCATTCTGTGGATAATAAAGAAGATGAGATCGTTAATCAATTGGACGATGAAGATACGAAAACAGAAGACAATTCGTTAAAGCCCTCAACTAAAAAAGCGTATCAAGCACTTGTAGCAGGAATTCTATCTATTGTAGTTGGACTAATAATCTCACCAGCACAGCCATATTGGGTTCTCCTTACTGCCTTTGTCGTTCTACTTGGAACTGAGTCGATCGGACGTATTTATACGAAAGGATATCAGCGTTCTTTAGGTACGATTATTGGAGCAGCTATCGGTTTTGTACTTGCTAAATTTCTATCCGGACACACCGTTTTGGAAGTTATCTTTCTCTTTGTTGTAGTTTTTTTAGCGTTTTATTTAATGACCGTTTCCTACACGTTAATGAGTGTGTTTATCACAATGCTAATTGCGTTTATGTACGACCTTTTATTGGGGGGAATTACGTTTTCACTGATAGGAGCGAGAGTCCTGGATACGATTGCTGGAGCATCAATTGCTTTAGCTGTTTCATATTTAGTTTTTCCAAAGAAAACAAAAGTGAAAGTAGCTGAATCGATTAACGAATTCTTAGAAGAACTTGCTCCTTTTGTCGCCGAATATGTTAGAGGATTTAGAGAAGATGTTAACGTTAAGAATCTGTCAGAAAGTGCGTTTAAGCTGGATATGAAACTTCAGACCATCAGGGACGAAGCGCAATCCTTTCTTCAACGCCCGGGATCACCAATCTATGCTGATATGGTCAGTTGGATGACTAGGTTAGCTGCCATCAACTATTACGCGAAACACTTGGTTGCTTCTGCTTACCGAAAAGGATTCGAATATCCGGAAGAACTTCTTGAAGGATTTATTCAGATCGAGACGAAACTAAAGAACAACATCGATTCCTTATCTGCGCTTCTAACTGAAAATGAAGGAGAGTATGTTCTTCTATCGTTAGAAGAAGAACGAGAGAAATTTGAACGTCTTGCTCCAAATCGGAAGCAATCTCAGCGCGATCTCATCCATCACCTTTATTATGTCTGGCGCATCAATCAATCCCTTGTAGAGTTAGGAAGTGAGTTGGGAGGAGTAAGAGATAAGAAATAG
- a CDS encoding FAD-binding oxidoreductase, which translates to MGSTELTGRIIFKGDPGYNEAVRNWNPYVNTYPLVFVFAQNACDVSNAIKWARENDVPLRIRSGRHALDKEFNVVKGGIVIDTGDMNKVHLDKKKGIATVQPGIRVGPLVKGLAREGFMAVFGDSPTVGIGGITTGGGFGLLSRTIGVISDNLLALETVDAQGRILKASPTCNEDLFWASRGGGGGTFGYNTEYTFKVHRAPETATVFNIIWPWEQLETVFEAWQNLMPFVDSRLGSYIEIYSKVNGLCQVTGLFLGSRPELIQIIQPLLNAGTPSEVVIETLFYPDCIDFLDPPEPPYADQNFKFSSSWATNLWPEEPIKVMKQFLEEATGTESNFYFTNWGGAISRVPKDKTAFYWRDPLFYTEWNATWVDKSEEASSLASVESVRQQLKPYTIGSYVNVPDENIQNFGKAYWATNFARLQRIKTKYDPENVFNHPQSVPPLY; encoded by the coding sequence ATGGGATCTACAGAGTTAACAGGGAGAATAATCTTTAAAGGTGACCCTGGCTATAATGAGGCCGTTAGAAACTGGAACCCTTATGTCAACACATATCCTCTTGTATTCGTATTTGCACAAAATGCATGTGACGTTAGTAATGCAATCAAGTGGGCTCGAGAGAACGATGTTCCCTTAAGGATCAGAAGTGGCCGACATGCTTTAGACAAAGAGTTCAATGTGGTCAAGGGTGGAATCGTTATCGACACAGGTGATATGAATAAAGTGCATTTGGATAAGAAAAAGGGAATCGCTACTGTTCAACCAGGAATTCGCGTCGGACCTCTTGTAAAAGGTCTTGCTCGAGAAGGTTTTATGGCTGTCTTCGGCGATAGTCCGACCGTTGGAATCGGAGGAATCACAACTGGAGGAGGATTCGGGTTACTCTCACGGACAATTGGTGTGATATCAGATAACCTGCTTGCACTTGAGACTGTTGATGCACAAGGACGGATTCTTAAAGCGAGTCCAACTTGCAACGAAGACTTGTTTTGGGCCTCTAGAGGAGGCGGTGGTGGTACGTTTGGCTACAATACCGAATATACGTTTAAAGTGCATCGTGCACCTGAAACCGCAACAGTCTTTAACATTATTTGGCCTTGGGAACAACTCGAAACTGTATTCGAAGCATGGCAGAATTTAATGCCGTTTGTAGATTCACGATTAGGCAGTTATATAGAGATCTACAGCAAAGTAAATGGATTATGCCAAGTAACTGGTCTATTCTTAGGTTCAAGACCTGAATTGATTCAAATCATACAACCTTTACTCAATGCTGGAACACCTTCTGAAGTAGTGATAGAAACGCTCTTCTACCCGGACTGTATCGATTTCCTTGACCCACCGGAACCACCTTATGCGGATCAAAACTTTAAATTCTCATCTTCTTGGGCGACCAATCTTTGGCCAGAAGAACCGATTAAGGTAATGAAACAATTTTTAGAAGAAGCAACTGGAACAGAATCCAATTTCTATTTTACCAACTGGGGCGGTGCGATCAGCAGAGTGCCAAAAGACAAGACCGCTTTCTATTGGAGAGATCCGTTGTTTTACACCGAATGGAACGCTACATGGGTTGATAAATCTGAGGAAGCGAGTAGTCTTGCATCAGTCGAATCTGTTCGTCAGCAGTTAAAACCTTATACGATAGGTTCTTATGTAAACGTCCCAGATGAAAACATTCAAAACTTCGGGAAAGCTTATTGGGCAACAAACTTTGCTAGGCTGCAAAGAATCAAAACAAAATATGATCCTGAGAATGTATTTAACCATCCTCAGAGTGTTCCACCACTTTATTAA
- a CDS encoding aminoglycoside 6-adenylyltransferase, which yields MYTPTERDSYFQRTIDMLNVLPMVEGVVQLGSGVTGYKDEFSDIDLMIATSTEDEVIEAKDNIQQYYKGLNPVILKEKQFSKNMYLLIVILENSLEFNVSILPRNLLSVRSPLWRVVLDKTGLISEKMEKENRTFSNKPVKYATFENPVFEFTYCYIRLDKELKRNNLVYALKMLESMRDYTLIVQALNEDKKLHQFKAYDSLNSNFLDKYLSTYPKDITCDSLDKSASILKELFIHTVMQSSIYTREDSLLELLLPKKTV from the coding sequence ATGTATACTCCAACAGAAAGGGATTCTTATTTTCAGCGTACGATCGATATGTTAAATGTACTGCCTATGGTTGAAGGTGTTGTTCAATTAGGTTCTGGTGTAACGGGATACAAAGACGAATTCTCAGATATTGATCTGATGATAGCTACGTCCACTGAGGATGAAGTCATTGAAGCGAAAGATAATATTCAACAATATTACAAGGGTTTGAATCCCGTCATCCTCAAAGAGAAGCAGTTTTCAAAAAATATGTATCTATTGATTGTTATTCTAGAAAACTCGTTGGAATTCAATGTTTCAATTCTTCCGAGGAATTTATTAAGTGTAAGATCTCCGTTGTGGAGAGTAGTTTTGGACAAAACAGGGTTAATCTCCGAGAAGATGGAAAAAGAGAATCGCACTTTTTCTAACAAACCCGTAAAGTATGCTACTTTTGAAAATCCTGTTTTTGAATTTACTTATTGTTACATACGATTAGACAAAGAATTGAAGCGCAACAATCTCGTATATGCACTAAAGATGCTAGAGTCGATGAGAGATTATACGTTAATCGTTCAGGCTTTAAATGAGGACAAAAAACTTCATCAGTTTAAAGCTTACGACTCGTTAAATAGTAACTTTCTAGATAAATACCTTTCAACTTATCCAAAAGATATAACGTGTGATAGTTTGGATAAATCCGCTTCTATATTAAAAGAATTGTTTATACATACCGTAATGCAGAGTTCAATATATACACGAGAAGATTCTTTACTTGAGTTGTTACTACCAAAGAAAACCGTATAA
- a CDS encoding zinc ribbon domain-containing protein — MSRVEEAIKSRFKCNKCSHSRCRTKELAMTGSGLSKFLDIQHNHFLFVSCENCGFVEMYDPNVLEGKKGQLGSVLDLLFG, encoded by the coding sequence ATGAGCAGAGTAGAAGAAGCGATTAAAAGCAGATTCAAATGTAACAAGTGTAGCCATTCGCGTTGCAGAACAAAAGAACTAGCCATGACTGGATCGGGTTTAAGTAAATTTCTCGACATTCAGCACAACCACTTTTTATTCGTGTCATGTGAAAATTGTGGATTTGTAGAGATGTATGATCCTAATGTTCTTGAAGGAAAAAAAGGGCAGTTGGGGTCTGTACTGGATCTTTTATTCGGATAA
- a CDS encoding dihydrofolate reductase, whose product MNFSIIAAMDENRVIGKDNDLPWRLPRDWKYVQEITMGKTIVLGRKNFESIGKALPGRKNIVLTRNKDFSPQNCVVVHSINEVLKTCEGDKEVIIFGGQEIYTQFMPRVTKLYLTKIHHVFEGDTYFPEFSEREWKEISRVRGVRDQENPYTYYFHQYIRIEH is encoded by the coding sequence ATGAACTTTTCAATAATAGCAGCTATGGATGAAAATAGAGTGATAGGCAAAGACAATGATTTGCCTTGGAGGTTACCGAGAGATTGGAAGTATGTACAAGAGATTACAATGGGAAAAACCATTGTGTTAGGTAGAAAGAACTTCGAATCTATTGGGAAAGCACTGCCTGGAAGGAAGAATATTGTGCTGACGAGGAATAAAGATTTCTCACCCCAAAACTGTGTCGTTGTCCATTCTATAAACGAAGTGCTAAAGACTTGTGAAGGCGATAAAGAAGTTATTATTTTTGGAGGACAGGAAATCTATACACAGTTTATGCCTAGGGTAACTAAATTGTATCTAACAAAGATACACCATGTGTTTGAAGGGGATACTTACTTTCCTGAATTCAGTGAAAGAGAGTGGAAAGAGATTTCTAGAGTCAGAGGAGTTAGAGACCAAGAAAATCCTTACACTTACTATTTTCATCAATACATAAGAATTGAACACTAA
- a CDS encoding anti-sigma factor, whose translation MSDKHKQDQNNDENLYKAYMMKTKNDIHTSPSLSEEEQREIIRVGANTARNATVMISLAILLLMLPIMTLITYLYYGIGGKANTMIDVVGKAIYITEPNVSLEEMEIESEIGLFSMNVTFDTFKRIGSEDYLAEKVDVYFGLDKPKFPEKISFLEQLPPMGYGIDVVKDGQKMYHPDAMIPFNTIEAEDVLNNLPDGTVAEAYLSFSELKKPNEIEKVLPKEMEIRWLAVDTGLEAKQLDKEGIPITPIGYPAQVDSTTWSPFDGEQTNEEVFLDILKLLEKNEQTAEIVSKIKSLEIKERRKYVEDNGIQVYGAVVTGTVPELRKLEQLKIVRAVKVGEVKLWNWK comes from the coding sequence ATGAGCGACAAGCATAAACAGGATCAAAATAATGACGAAAATCTATATAAAGCTTACATGATGAAAACGAAAAACGACATACATACCTCACCATCTCTTTCTGAAGAAGAGCAAAGAGAGATCATTCGAGTGGGGGCAAATACAGCTCGAAATGCAACCGTTATGATTAGCCTGGCAATCTTACTTCTAATGTTACCCATCATGACATTAATCACTTACTTGTATTATGGCATTGGTGGTAAAGCAAACACGATGATCGATGTAGTAGGGAAGGCAATTTATATAACTGAACCAAATGTCAGTTTAGAAGAGATGGAAATAGAAAGTGAGATTGGGCTTTTTTCCATGAATGTGACCTTTGATACGTTTAAGCGTATTGGCAGTGAAGATTATTTAGCTGAGAAGGTGGATGTATATTTTGGATTAGATAAGCCGAAGTTTCCTGAAAAAATATCATTCTTAGAGCAGCTTCCTCCGATGGGTTATGGAATTGATGTTGTGAAGGATGGCCAGAAGATGTATCATCCCGATGCAATGATTCCATTCAATACAATTGAAGCAGAAGATGTGTTGAATAACCTTCCCGACGGTACAGTTGCCGAAGCTTACCTTTCGTTTTCAGAATTAAAGAAGCCTAATGAAATTGAAAAAGTGTTACCGAAAGAGATGGAGATTCGTTGGTTAGCGGTGGATACAGGATTAGAAGCAAAGCAACTTGACAAAGAAGGTATTCCAATCACTCCAATCGGCTATCCGGCACAGGTGGATTCTACAACTTGGTCACCTTTTGACGGAGAACAAACGAACGAGGAAGTATTTCTCGATATATTAAAGTTATTAGAAAAGAATGAACAAACTGCTGAGATTGTATCAAAGATAAAATCTCTTGAAATAAAAGAAAGGCGTAAATATGTGGAAGACAACGGCATTCAGGTTTATGGAGCAGTTGTGACAGGAACTGTTCCAGAGTTAAGGAAATTAGAACAATTGAAAATTGTTCGCGCGGTAAAAGTAGGGGAGGTTAAATTATGGAACTGGAAATAA
- a CDS encoding MFS transporter, whose translation MGWREYPQNIKVRLITSFFNRAVSSAVMPFMALFFATEKGKVWAGTFLILTVIIGFVVNLIGGYISDRFPRKKVLMTTSCLNAVMFLLMTVSLLPKQNWILLFAMAYIGFTVTSSLGRPAMHAIIMDSTTPENRKEVYTLDYWMINLSMAIGAALGGLLYVSHQIELFVLLTVTSISIPIAYGIWLRDEFTGFLKKTHENVFLDLFQNYKVALKDSAFVKVVIGGTFIFSAEFTLNSYIGIRLAETFDSFHIGNFEITGVRMLSMLNIQNMLMVVCFTFLINRFTDRFSKKNALLIGLLLYGIGYVTVTSANAWYVLLLFNVIATMGELIYSPIKEAEKANMIPSDKRGSYSAFANVSFSGADMLARSTIILGAFLVPMMMSVYMGVVIMIGAFFMYSGLFLREKTKEKALKKEVIAQVVK comes from the coding sequence ATGGGATGGAGAGAATACCCCCAAAATATTAAAGTACGGTTGATTACATCGTTCTTTAACCGAGCCGTTTCTTCGGCCGTCATGCCATTTATGGCCTTATTCTTTGCAACAGAAAAGGGCAAAGTTTGGGCAGGAACATTTTTAATTTTAACGGTTATCATCGGATTTGTTGTAAATTTAATCGGTGGTTACATTTCGGATCGTTTTCCCAGGAAGAAAGTGTTGATGACAACGTCTTGCTTAAACGCAGTCATGTTTCTACTCATGACCGTTAGCTTGCTGCCAAAACAGAATTGGATTCTACTCTTTGCGATGGCTTATATTGGATTCACTGTTACAAGCAGTCTAGGTAGACCTGCTATGCATGCGATCATTATGGATTCGACGACACCTGAAAACAGAAAAGAAGTATATACGCTTGATTATTGGATGATCAATTTGTCTATGGCAATCGGTGCTGCTTTAGGTGGATTGCTTTATGTAAGTCACCAGATTGAACTTTTCGTGTTGTTAACCGTTACTTCAATCAGCATTCCCATTGCTTATGGAATTTGGCTACGTGATGAGTTCACTGGCTTTTTGAAGAAAACGCATGAAAATGTTTTTCTCGACTTGTTTCAAAACTATAAAGTGGCTTTAAAAGATTCTGCATTCGTAAAAGTAGTTATTGGTGGGACCTTTATCTTTTCAGCAGAATTCACACTGAATAGTTATATTGGTATTCGTTTAGCTGAAACTTTTGACTCATTTCACATTGGTAATTTTGAGATTACTGGAGTTCGTATGCTTAGTATGCTTAACATCCAAAACATGTTGATGGTCGTTTGCTTCACTTTCTTGATCAATCGTTTTACGGATCGTTTTTCTAAGAAAAATGCCTTATTAATTGGGTTGTTGTTATATGGAATCGGTTATGTAACCGTTACGTCAGCGAACGCCTGGTATGTACTACTTCTATTTAACGTGATCGCTACAATGGGTGAGTTGATCTACTCTCCAATTAAAGAAGCGGAAAAAGCAAACATGATACCTAGCGACAAGAGAGGATCATACTCTGCTTTTGCAAATGTTTCATTCAGTGGAGCTGATATGTTAGCACGTTCGACGATCATTTTAGGGGCTTTTTTAGTACCTATGATGATGAGTGTGTATATGGGTGTTGTGATCATGATCGGAGCCTTCTTCATGTATTCTGGACTCTTTTTAAGAGAGAAGACAAAAGAAAAAGCCTTGAAGAAAGAAGTAATTGCTCAAGTTGTGAAGTAA
- a CDS encoding pyridoxamine 5'-phosphate oxidase family protein → MKTLNYVKSQEELRLMLGTPSLRGQNKVISKIDEHCKDFIAHSPFVILATSDQEGNCDSSPRGDAAGFVHVIDEHHLVIPDRPGNKRVDSMFNILSNPKVGLLFLIPGMGETLRINGKAAIIKDERVLKKMEAGGKAPLLGILVNVEQCFMHCGKAFKRSGLWEPERWEMKESLPNAAKILAAHVNLPEMTEERIANDLIEGYKNKLY, encoded by the coding sequence GTGAAAACTTTAAATTATGTGAAAAGCCAAGAGGAACTGAGGCTTATGCTCGGAACTCCAAGTCTTAGAGGGCAGAATAAAGTTATTTCTAAGATTGATGAACATTGCAAAGACTTTATCGCTCATTCACCATTTGTAATTTTAGCTACATCAGATCAGGAAGGAAACTGTGATAGTTCCCCTAGAGGTGATGCTGCAGGCTTTGTACATGTGATCGATGAGCACCATCTCGTGATTCCCGACCGACCAGGGAATAAGCGGGTAGATTCAATGTTTAATATTCTTTCAAATCCGAAAGTAGGCTTACTTTTTCTAATACCAGGAATGGGCGAGACGCTACGGATTAACGGTAAAGCAGCTATTATAAAAGATGAAAGAGTACTTAAAAAAATGGAAGCAGGGGGAAAAGCACCGCTTCTAGGAATTCTAGTTAATGTTGAACAATGCTTTATGCATTGTGGGAAAGCGTTTAAACGATCCGGACTTTGGGAACCTGAACGTTGGGAAATGAAAGAATCTCTCCCGAACGCGGCAAAGATTCTAGCAGCTCATGTGAATCTACCTGAAATGACTGAAGAAAGAATCGCAAATGACCTAATAGAAGGCTATAAGAACAAGCTTTACTAG